The Aedes albopictus strain Foshan chromosome 1, AalbF5, whole genome shotgun sequence genomic interval CATTTTTTCTCATTCGATCGCCCGCGAGTGCTCGTCGTCGATCGTACATTTCGTATGCCGGTAAATTGGTATGAATAAAGTTCGCATTTAaattgcttttttgattgcaTCCGCCGCCATTTTGCTTCCCAGACGGGTGGTGGGAAATGATCAAAACGATGGAAACAATGTTGCCTGCCGCCATGGGGAGGGAATCATCTGCCGACCATAAAAATGGCCAACAATAAAAACCCATTCCATCTACGAGGGCTCCGCTTTTCTTTAACCTGTTTTTCCCTTTTCGAATGAGGCCACAACAGGTAACCAAATGAGATGCCTAGCCGAGGAAAATGCTCAAGAGAGCACTTCTGAAAGGGCTACAGCAATCAAAGAAAATGCGGTTTGCCAAGCGAATTGCAGTTGTCGGCTTGTTGGTCACAGCCTCAAAACCATTTTATATAAATGAGGTGTTGGCCTTTGGAAAAGCAAAGTATGTCCATAGGTGTGTGTGTGCTGAGAATATATTTAAATtataaaaaatacataattttCGAAAACAtagttctttaaaaaataattatACAGAACCAAGTACAGAGCTGTTTTTCGTGTGGCAGATACGCAGATATTCTTTGCTATAATGCAGTCAGGAGAATGTAGGTATATAACGAAAAATCCttgaccgactgggaatcgaacccgtcgcaaTCAGCATGGTCTTGATCAGACTTCCTACGTGCATGTTATATGGGCCGTATCGCCTTGAGTAGATAATCGAACCCCTTCTCTAGAGTAAGCCCCTGGATGGACCCTAGGTACTTTCACAATAGCTTGTTTATCGGAACAAATGAATAATTTTACTGGCCGCATATTTGTAGTCGGGGCAAACTAGCATCCCGCCACCAGTCAGCGATACTTTGAGGTGGGTGAGGTTGCAAATGTTCGTAGGTAGTACAGTTTATGATCTTCTCGTAGCCACTTTCAGAAAACAATAATAAAGCGAAAACCAATTGCATTTATCTGGGACCCGGCATTTGCGGTTATCTGTTTGTGCAGATACCCCGTTAGCAGTTGTGTACCTAGGTTGGTATGCCTTTGTTCAACTAACTAAAGCTTGCTTCGACAAAGCGTTGTGAGGTTTCATGTCGGAACAATTCCGCTCGTTACTTTCCATAAATCCTCCGAGCTCAATTTAGTATTCAGAAACCAATTGAGTTGCATGTTTCATAAAGCCTACATGACTATTGGCAGTGCTGGTAATCTACAGaatgtttcaatgaaattcgaaaaaaatggaGATAATCTTTTATTAATAGTAATTATCCTAACTATTTCGATTTAATTGAAGTAGATTTGACAGGAGGcaatcaagggcgtagccagcttttcggtcaaggGGGTGTGGGGGGTggtcaagcacccttagcaaatttgtacctactagcttttataactaaaggcacgatgaaattggctataatattatattcttaaagcattatttAATCCTTCAGCTGTCACGCTGCTGTATTTTGTTCAAAACGTTAAAAAAAAGTTCGCTTGATCTACTCAAATCAACGTGATGCTGATAGcgatgaccaatttctggaagattaagaatTTTTATTCACCCGTGCATtattttgttctgatttttataTTGGCAAAGTCtacaaaatattcataagaaattatagctgaaatcttttgaaaattacaaacttttttaacccttcagtgcgcgcgccgttgtaaaaagtacaacactaccaaaaaacctcgctcgtcgtatacagcgcgagcgcggttcagtttcagctgcttgatggcgagCGTCCTGAAAGTTCAAATAATCTTCCAATaatattcgctggaggaattcctccacaaattcttgaatTAATAGAAAAAAACACATCACGTAATACTGAAAaagtttgaaggatttctgaaatttccaaacgaatgaatatttgaagagaacctgagagaaatttctgaagaaatccttgaggaatccccgaagaaatccctggaagacttcctggataaatccctgaagaaaaacctggtggaatctctggaatgtctggaaggatccctgaaaaaatcccgaaagtattcctggagagtttcctggaagaatctctgaggatttcctggaaaaattcctgaaggaattgctgatagaATTTGTGTGGTATATATTTAGAGTGTATAGCGAACGTGTGAGGCGGGCTGAATGCTTGCACTGGCAAGCGGTCGGGATAATTCATAATCGACATACGGTCGACACAACCTGAGCGAACGCGCCATCAGGCAGCAGCACAGTCGTGGTACAGCAGTGCAGTAGTGAAGTAGAGCATCAGCACAGCAGTGAAGTACAGTACCgtagcagtagcagtagcagcgTCCTCTATCTTCGATATTACAGGTATTACACAATTATTACTATTCTTATTATTCCTTCCACGCGGAAatgcacattggcgatcctgccagtgCACTTTTAGTGCTTAATTGAACCTATAATCTCAGGGAAAAGATCCAAAATCCGATAATCTGTTAAAAAAGTTACTCTACGCACCATTCTCTAACGTTTGTCCACCTTTCTTCAGTTATTGGTTGAAATTTTCCTTTTTCGCAAACTTTTCTATAAAATTCTTCATAAAAAATATTCGGTTCCTAAGCGGCGTAACGGGATGCCCACAAAAATTCAACCTTGTTTCAAAAAGTCCTCGGATGTCCGCTAATTCAACCTTATTTCAAAGTGAAAGTCCTTGGCATGACCGGATGACCGTAAATTTtgtcctcaagtggaacaatgtcCAGAACAGTCCTAGGCGTGACGGGATGTCCGCAAACTTTGTCCTCAAATGGAATAATGTCCAGAAAAGTCCTTGGCGTGACGGGATGTCCGCAAACTTTGTCCTTGAACAACGTTCGTAAAAGTCCTCGGCGTGACGGGATGTCCGCAAACTTTACCCTCAAATAGAACCACGTCTAAAAAAGTCCTAGGCATGACGGGTGTCCGCAAACTTTGTCCTCAAATGGAATAATGTCCAGAAAAGTCCTTGGCGTGACGGGATGTCCGCAAACTTTGCCCTTGAACAACGTTCGTAAAAGTCCTCGGCGTGACGGGATGTCCGCAAACTTTACCCTCAAATAGAACCACGTCCAAAAAAGTCCTAGGCGTGACGGGTGTCCGCAAACTTTGTCCTCAAATGGAATAATGTCCAGAAAAGTCCTTGGCGTGACGGGATGTCCGCAAACTTTGTCCTTGAACAACGTTCGTAAAAGTCCTCGGCGTGACGGGATGTCCGCAAACTTTGCCCTCAAATAGAACCACGTCCAAAAAAAAGTCCTAGGCGTGACGGGATGTCCGCAAACTTTGTCCTTGAACAATGTCCAAAAAGTCCTCGGCGTGACCGAATGTCTGCAAACTGTGCCCTAAAATGGGAAAATGTTTAGGAAAGTCCAAAGCGTCAAGTGTTTCCTCAAATTTATCTGTGGTACCAAAGGTCGTACCATCTCGTACACTAGGAAAatgtacaaaaacaaaataactgTTTTTGAGCTAGCAAGAACTAATGAAACTGGGAAAATATATGACTAAGTTAGCCTATTTGTCGGTCGTATTTATTTCAGATCGAAAAGTGACTCGATATAGAGCATAATGTCCAGTAATGGCAGATATGTCAGAGCCCCGAAGTATTTTAACGAAGAAGTCAGTGAAGACGAGTGTGAATCGGTTCTTCCAGAAGAGGTCACTTCGTTAAGCGACCGAGGCAACGATTCTTCTGATGAGAACTGCGATTCCGACATCCCAAGCGACCCCGTGCCTGCAGCCGGCTGGTCATCACAGGACCAGGACGACGACGAACCTTTTGTTAACCAGGATACCACATACAGCGAGACCAATAGGCCTTCCGGACGCTCAGAAAATGGAAAAATTCCATCGGACACCGATGAGCGCTTCAGGCGGATGGAAAGCGTACTCGCGAATATTACCGAGACACTTCACTCGATGAATACAATGCGTCCTATCCCCGTAGCCGACCAGGACTGGTGTACCCCAAGCACCTCACATGATGTTACCTTGCCGACCGTGCGCTGGGACAACATCAAACCCTTTCCAGCTGGGGTTCCTGCGAACAAAATGTGGGAAGAATGGAACAGGTACATAGAGAACTTCGAAATTGCAGCATCGCTCAGTAATGCTAATGATCCAGTACGAAGATCACAACTGCTATTCCTTTCGATTGGAGATGAGTTGCAAAACATCGTTAGAGCAGCTAAGCTGAGACCGAGCTTGAACGACGCGAACTGTTATCGACAATTTGTTGCCAACATCAGAAACCATTTCCAGGCTATGACGGATTCAGCAGCCGAACATGAAGCCTTTTCCAACATGCGCCAAGACAAAAACGAATCCTCAATCGCATTCCACGCGCGCTTAACAGCGAAGGTTCGACTCTGCGGGTATAGTCCTACGGATCAGGATAGATTCGTAAGGGCACAGCTGTTGAAAGGTTTGAGAAATAAGGAACTAGTGAAGGCGGCAAGAACATATGGACACGACACTAACTACATAGTGCAGGCGGCTACGCGTGATGAAGCATACGAGGCAGAGGTTGCAACCCAATCGGGAAGCTTGGACTCATATTCGGTCAATCGCGTTCAAAGACAGACCGCAAGACAGCCACCACACCGCGACACCTTCAGGAAACGCCCTGGGTCAGGAAGTTTGTTGGACCGATCTCAACCGAAACGTTTTCGGGGAAATCAGCAAGCTCCGCGAGCTGACTTGCAGGACCGTGGACGGCGTACTCGTTGTCGGCGATGCAATGGGGTGCCGCATTCCAACTTTACTTGTCCAGCGTTGACCAGAAATTGCAATTCGTGTGGAGAGCGTGGGCATTACGCAGCCGCATGTCGTCAGACGCGTATTCGGCAAGTTCAGGTCAAGACTAATGGATCCCCACCGCGCGAAGACTACGGCGATCACGATCAGGTATAAAACATTCGATGCTTTAAGTTCAATAAATCTTGGTTCTTTCTATGTTATATGAAAAACCTTGTTTTAATGTTCCAGCATGTAAACGCACTTTCGCTTGAAGACGTATTGGTCACCTGTCGTCTAGGCTCATCAAGTCCGCTCGAAATGCTCGTTGATTCTGGTGCGGATATAAACGTGATTAGTGGAAGGGATTGGGTTCGCCTGAAACAAGAGCATATGTCAGGTAAAGCGCATCTGAGCATAATTAAAAATCGTAACACAAAGAACATCCACGCATATGGAACACGAACTCCTTTGGCAGTGGAGTGCTCGTTTGAGGCTGAAATCACTGCTCCGAAGCACTACGCACCACCTATTCAGGCAGTTTTCCATGTAGTTCGTGACGGGTCACGATCACTGCTTGGTCGTTCAACAGCCAGTGACATGGGAATCCTGCATGTTACAACCCCGGCGAGAAACACAGTCAGCAACATCGAAAGTGATTGTAAGGCAGGCATATTCCCAAAAATGCCGGGAGTCAAGGTGAGATTCAGCGTGAATAGGGATGTACCGCCAGTTAAAAATGCGTATTACAACGTCCCGGCGGCTTTCCGGCAAGCAGCGAAAGTTCGACTTGAAGAAATGGAAGCTCAGGGCATCATCGAAAAAGTTACCACTGCTCCAAACTGGATCAGTGGAATGTCTGCCGTCGCCAAGGGGAAGAACGACTTCCGGCTGGTGGTGAACATGCGGGCCCCCAATAGAGCAATAAATCGAGAGTATTTCCGGCTACCTTTGCTCGAGGAAATGAAGGTGAAACTCCACGGAGCGAGATATTTTACCAAGCTCGACTTAAGTAATGCATTCTACCATCTGGAGTTACATCACGAATGTCGCGATCTTACTACGTTCCTCACAGAGGTATGTAAAGGTTATGGTGAATTGCCTAAATTGTGTTATTTTAACCATGTACTTACTATTGTCTAGGTATGTATCGGTTTACTAGGTTGATGTTCGGGGTAAATTGTGCCCCCGAAATCTTCCAAAGAGAGATGTCCCGAATACTCAAAGACGTGAAAAACAAAATCGTGTACATCGACGATGTACTTCTTTTTGCGAGTAGCCTGGAGGAGCTGAGAAAAACCGTTCGCGAAGTCTTGGAAATACTGAGAGCGAATAATCTTACGCTAAATAGCGCAAAGTGCGAATTCGATAAAACACGAATCAATTTCTTGGGTCATGAGCTCGATGAAAACGGATTCCACATCGACGACGGTAAGATAAAAAGCATTCGTAGCTTCCGAGAACCTTCTACAATTTCCGAACTGCGAAGCTTTCTGGGCTTGGCTTCATTTATAAGTCCACACGTCAAAAACTTTGCGGACATCACAAGCCCTCTCTGGGAGATCGTTGCCGCCAAATCGTGGACATGGGGGCCGCGACAACGTGAAGCCTTCCAAAGAGTAAAAACGAGGATTGTAGATTGCTGCGTTTCGCTTGGATTCTTTTCGGACGAGGATAAGACGATCGTTTACACCGATGCTTCTCCAGTAGCATTGGGTGCTGTGTTAGTACAGGAGGATAAACTTGGAGTTCCAAGAATCATCAGCTTTGCATCAAAATCTCTTACGGCCACGGAGAGAAAGTATGCTCAAAACCAGCGGGAGGCCCTTGGAGCAGTATGGGCCGTGGAGCATTTCTCATATTTCTTACTTGGCAGACAGTTCACGTTACGCACTGATGCTCAGGGAGTGTCGTTCATCCTTAACCGAACCCGCGAGGAATCAAAACGGGCGTTAACGCGTGCCGATGGTTGGGCGTTGAGGCTAAGCCCTTATAATTATATAGTCGAATACGTCCGAGGATCACAGAACATCGCAGATTCTTCCTCGCGATTGTACGTTGGCAACGACAAACCATTCGACGATACCTCAAGCCCTTGGGAAATCGCACAATTGGAAGCTAACGCGGTTCAGTTCATTACCGAAGATGAGATCAAAACGGCAACCTCCAATGACAAGACTCTACAAGCGGTGATTGATGCTCTGTATTCAGAACAATGGCCTCCTATGTTGCAGAAATATCACCTTCTTGAAAAGGATTTGTCCGTGCGGGATAGTCTGTTGGTGAAGACTGGTTGTGTGGTAATCCCGGAGTCACTACGTCACCGAATACTGGAGATATCTCATCAAGGACATCCTTCTACAGCCAAGCAAAAAAGCATCCTGCGACAACGTGTGTGGTGGCCCAAAATGGCTAGCGATGTTGAAAAGTGGGTGGAGTCCTGTTCTTCATGCGCAGTGAACGGTAAACCGGAAAAACCAACCCCAATGCAGCGTATTCTGGCTCCGAAGGCCGTTTGGGAGACCATTGCGTTGGATTTTAACGGCCCCTATGTTAAGTTTGGTGGGATTTCCATTCTTGTCATCGTTGACTACCGCTCAAGATACTTGATAGCTCGCGCGGTCAAGTCAACAAATTTTGAGAACACAAGACGAGTCTTGGAGGACGTTTTCGACAGAGAAGGTTTCCCCAAGACAATAAAGACCGATAACGGTCCACCTTTTAATGGTGAGGAATACAAGCGTTTCTGTGCGGATCGTTCTATCGCTGCCGTCTTTTCCACCCCGTTGTTCCCTCAACAGAACGGGCTTGTGGAAAGTTATATGAAGGTAATCAATAAAGCGATGACTAACGCGATAATGAACAAGGTGAACTATGTTGAAGAGCTACAAAACGCAATTCACGCATACAATGCTGCAGCCCATAGCGTGACAAAGCTGCCCCCCGAAGAGGTCATGTCGGGCCGGAAAATCAAACGTGGACTTCCGCTACTTGACTTCGGAAAGGTAATGGTTGATGATGAAACGCTGTCCAAAAGGGACCGGGACGCAAAACTAGCATCAAAGGACCGTGAGGACAGACGACGTGGCGCTCGACCTTGTCAGGTAAAGCCAGGTGACGTCGTAATAGTGGAAAAGCACATGCGAGGAAAAGGGGATCCACGGTTCTCTCCAAAAAGGTACACTGTATCCCAAGACAACAACGGCAGCTTGACACTGTACGATGACGAAGGTCGAGTAATGAAACGGCATATCTCACAGACCCGAAAAGTATCGCGTTGGCGTGAGAGCGACGAGTCCTCCAACTCCAAAAATCAGGCAGAGCCCGTAGAAGAACATCAC includes:
- the LOC134285433 gene encoding uncharacterized protein LOC134285433 — protein: MSSNGRYVRAPKYFNEEVSEDECESVLPEEVTSLSDRGNDSSDENCDSDIPSDPVPAAGWSSQDQDDDEPFVNQDTTYSETNRPSGRSENGKIPSDTDERFRRMESVLANITETLHSMNTMRPIPVADQDWCTPSTSHDVTLPTVRWDNIKPFPAGVPANKMWEEWNRYIENFEIAASLSNANDPVRRSQLLFLSIGDELQNIVRAAKLRPSLNDANCYRQFVANIRNHFQAMTDSAAEHEAFSNMRQDKNESSIAFHARLTAKVRLCGYSPTDQDRFVRAQLLKGLRNKELVKAARTYGHDTNYIVQAATRDEAYEAEVATQSGSLDSYSVNRVQRQTARQPPHRDTFRKRPGSGSLLDRSQPKRFRGNQQAPRADLQDRGRRTRCRRCNGVPHSNFTCPALTRNCNSCGERGHYAAACRQTRIRQVQVKTNGSPPREDYGDHDQHVNALSLEDVLVTCRLGSSSPLEMLVDSGADINVISGRDWVRLKQEHMSGKAHLSIIKNRNTKNIHAYGTRTPLAVECSFEAEITAPKHYAPPIQAVFHVVRDGSRSLLGRSTASDMGILHVTTPARNTVSNIESDCKAGIFPKMPGVKVRFSVNRDVPPVKNAYYNVPAAFRQAAKVRLEEMEAQGIIEKVTTAPNWISGMSAVAKGKNDFRLVVNMRAPNRAINREYFRLPLLEEMKVKLHGARYFTKLDLSNAFYHLELHHECRDLTTFLTEVCKGYGELPKLCYFNHVLTIV